Proteins from a single region of Chryseobacterium sp. W4I1:
- a CDS encoding SH3 domain-containing protein produces the protein MSTLQDKYSSVVSAAQSAGISNLQVQEQDGILYVSGNASNTAAKDAVWNALGTIDSTYSASDINIDVQVAGLTSGAALTVATEDSNLNIRQEPSTEAAVVGKAAKGSSVTLIEQTSDDWWKVKTDDGQEGYAYSRYLKA, from the coding sequence ATGAGCACATTACAAGATAAATATTCAAGTGTAGTTTCAGCAGCTCAGTCTGCAGGAATTTCTAATCTTCAGGTTCAGGAGCAGGATGGTATTCTTTATGTTTCAGGAAATGCTTCCAATACCGCTGCTAAAGATGCAGTATGGAATGCTTTAGGAACTATTGATTCTACTTATTCAGCTTCAGATATCAATATTGATGTACAGGTTGCAGGATTAACTTCAGGGGCTGCTTTAACAGTGGCTACGGAAGATTCTAACCTGAATATCAGACAGGAGCCTTCTACTGAGGCTGCTGTAGTAGGAAAAGCTGCTAAAGGTTCATCTGTAACTTTAATTGAGCAGACTTCTGATGACTGGTGGAAAGTGAAAACTGACGACGGGCAGGAAGGATATGCTTATTCAAGATATCTGAAAGCATAA
- a CDS encoding GH92 family glycosyl hydrolase, with protein sequence MKKRLAVFSLFIAQIIYSQNYSQYVNPFIGTGGHGHTFPGAIVPFGMVQLSPDTRINGSWDGCSGYHYSDSVIYGFSHTHLNGTGVSDYGDMMLMPTMGNASLNSKEYSSKFSHTNEKASAGFYSVKLDKNNINVRLTTTQRVGYHEYTFNNPGKANIILDLNHRDKLLEGEVKIIDDKTIEVFRRSEAWATNQYIYARIEFSKPMKISKKEVNGKQESNLFTGTKLALAFSTDVKKGEKISVKVAISPTGYEGTEKNMLAEGQSNDFETVRKQAETDWNKELSKIEVKSDNKDKLSVFYTALYHVFTQPNINMDVDGKYRGRDNKLYITKGFDYYSVFSLWDTFRAAHPLMTLIDRKRTADFINTFIRQYEQGGKLPVWELASNETECMIGYHSVSVIADAMAKGIQGFDYEKAFEASKNSAMLDVFGLNAYKQNNYISMDDESESVSKTVEYAYDDWCIAQMAKILGKKEDYLYFMKRSQNWKNLYNPSTGFMQPRKNGNWHEPFDPREVNNNYTEGNSWHYSYSVQQDIPGLIAAHGGKEKFEQFIDAIFAAPNQTTGRQQDDITGLMGQYAQGNEPSHHIAYLYNYVGKTEKTDAKIKYILDNFYKNTPDGLIGNEDCGQMSAWYILSSIGIYAVTPGLPEWQTTRPYFDEVKIHLEDGTTKVITKNTNISELQKLGFENSKPSRDFKYTQVTPAPVIASDRIFGFSAKVQITPLNPDDKVYYMTMDESDANKRKTFIAYKGPFTISKTTQVHSYSERKGEKSSVTVAHFNRRPNYWDITINSKATPQYMANGKLALIDGIKGDINWRKGEWHGYQGQNFEAVIDLKSPQQITKLSSTYLQDSKAWILMPKKVEYYASMNGKDFILLKSIDNTVDAKDENVQIKDFQTEILPTEARYIKVKAYYFGKLPEWHQGFGGEAYIFIDEISVK encoded by the coding sequence ATGAAAAAAAGACTGGCAGTGTTCTCATTATTTATTGCCCAGATCATTTACTCCCAGAATTACTCACAATATGTAAATCCTTTTATTGGAACCGGAGGCCATGGCCATACCTTTCCGGGAGCGATTGTCCCTTTCGGGATGGTGCAGCTTTCACCGGATACAAGAATAAACGGAAGCTGGGACGGATGCAGCGGTTATCATTATTCGGATTCTGTAATCTATGGTTTTTCGCATACACACCTCAACGGAACGGGAGTTTCAGATTATGGTGATATGATGCTGATGCCTACCATGGGAAATGCAAGCTTAAACTCCAAAGAATATTCTTCAAAATTTTCACATACAAATGAAAAGGCTTCGGCAGGTTTTTATTCTGTTAAACTGGACAAAAATAATATCAATGTCCGTTTGACTACGACTCAGAGAGTCGGATATCATGAATATACTTTTAACAACCCGGGAAAAGCCAATATTATTCTGGATCTTAACCACAGGGATAAGTTGCTGGAAGGTGAGGTGAAGATCATAGATGATAAAACTATTGAAGTGTTCAGAAGAAGTGAAGCCTGGGCCACCAATCAGTATATCTACGCCAGAATTGAATTTTCAAAACCGATGAAAATCTCAAAAAAAGAGGTTAATGGAAAGCAGGAAAGCAATCTTTTCACCGGAACAAAACTAGCTTTGGCTTTTTCAACGGATGTTAAAAAAGGAGAAAAGATCAGTGTAAAAGTTGCCATTTCGCCGACAGGTTATGAAGGAACTGAAAAAAATATGTTGGCAGAAGGACAATCCAATGATTTTGAAACGGTAAGAAAGCAGGCTGAAACTGACTGGAACAAAGAACTTTCAAAAATTGAAGTGAAGTCTGATAACAAGGATAAACTTTCCGTCTTCTATACTGCTTTATACCATGTTTTTACCCAACCTAATATCAATATGGATGTAGACGGAAAATATAGGGGCCGGGACAATAAGCTTTACATCACAAAAGGTTTTGACTATTATTCTGTCTTTTCACTTTGGGATACTTTCAGGGCTGCCCATCCGCTGATGACTCTGATCGACAGAAAAAGAACAGCAGATTTCATCAATACTTTCATCAGGCAGTATGAGCAGGGCGGAAAGCTTCCGGTCTGGGAACTGGCTTCCAATGAAACCGAATGTATGATAGGCTACCATTCTGTTTCAGTAATTGCAGATGCTATGGCTAAAGGGATTCAGGGTTTTGATTATGAAAAAGCATTTGAAGCGTCTAAAAATTCTGCCATGCTGGATGTTTTCGGTTTGAATGCTTATAAGCAAAACAATTATATCAGCATGGATGATGAGTCTGAAAGTGTCTCCAAAACGGTAGAATATGCCTATGACGACTGGTGTATTGCTCAAATGGCTAAGATTTTAGGCAAAAAGGAAGATTATCTGTATTTCATGAAACGTTCCCAGAACTGGAAAAATCTTTATAATCCAAGTACTGGATTTATGCAGCCGAGAAAAAACGGAAACTGGCATGAACCTTTTGATCCACGGGAAGTGAACAACAATTATACGGAAGGAAATTCCTGGCATTACTCCTATTCTGTACAGCAAGATATTCCCGGACTCATTGCAGCCCACGGTGGAAAGGAGAAATTTGAACAGTTCATTGATGCTATTTTTGCCGCTCCCAACCAAACAACAGGCAGGCAGCAAGATGATATTACAGGACTGATGGGACAATATGCCCAGGGAAATGAACCGAGCCATCATATTGCTTATCTCTACAATTATGTAGGAAAAACGGAAAAAACAGATGCCAAGATCAAATATATTCTTGATAACTTCTATAAAAACACTCCGGACGGGCTGATTGGGAATGAAGACTGTGGCCAGATGAGCGCATGGTATATTTTAAGCTCAATTGGAATCTACGCGGTGACTCCCGGACTTCCGGAATGGCAGACGACAAGGCCATATTTTGATGAGGTTAAAATTCATTTGGAAGATGGTACCACTAAAGTAATCACGAAGAATACCAATATATCCGAGCTCCAAAAATTGGGCTTTGAAAACAGTAAACCATCAAGGGATTTTAAATATACACAGGTAACTCCAGCACCGGTTATTGCCTCAGACAGGATCTTCGGTTTTTCTGCAAAAGTACAGATCACTCCCCTGAATCCTGATGACAAAGTATACTATATGACCATGGATGAAAGTGATGCTAATAAAAGAAAAACATTTATCGCCTATAAAGGTCCATTTACAATCAGTAAAACCACTCAGGTTCATTCCTATTCTGAAAGAAAAGGTGAAAAAAGTTCGGTTACGGTTGCCCACTTTAACAGAAGACCTAATTATTGGGATATCACCATCAATTCAAAGGCAACTCCACAGTATATGGCCAATGGAAAACTGGCACTGATAGACGGAATCAAAGGTGATATCAACTGGAGAAAGGGTGAATGGCATGGCTATCAGGGACAGAATTTTGAAGCTGTAATTGATTTGAAATCACCCCAACAGATCACTAAGTTATCCTCCACTTACCTTCAGGATAGCAAAGCATGGATTTTAATGCCTAAAAAGGTAGAATATTATGCATCTATGAATGGTAAAGATTTTATCCTTCTCAAAAGCATCGACAATACGGTTGATGCTAAAGATGAAAACGTACAGATCAAAGATTTCCAAACGGAGATTCTCCCGACTGAAGCTCGTTACATAAAGGTAAAAGCCTACTACTTCGGAAAACTTCCGGAATGGCACCAGGGCTTCGGTGGCGAAGCTTATATCTTTATTGATGAGATTTCAGTGAAATAA
- a CDS encoding carboxypeptidase-like regulatory domain-containing protein: MKKVLSMLMLAFTVLILHAQNLHIDGKVSDLDKKPVENATVYLLKEKDSSIINYTPTNKEGKFSLKTDHLNEPSFLKIDAEKLQSYSKRLDKIS; this comes from the coding sequence ATGAAAAAAGTATTATCGATGCTGATGCTGGCATTTACGGTTTTAATCCTGCATGCTCAGAATCTGCATATAGACGGAAAAGTATCGGACCTGGACAAAAAGCCTGTAGAAAACGCCACTGTTTATCTTCTGAAAGAAAAAGATTCATCAATCATTAATTATACGCCGACCAATAAAGAAGGAAAGTTCTCTCTGAAAACAGATCATCTAAATGAGCCTTCTTTTTTAAAAATAGATGCTGAAAAATTGCAGTCCTATTCTAAAAGGCTGGATAAAATCAGTTAA
- a CDS encoding outer membrane beta-barrel protein encodes MVSTTTINWGKDADLDSFSLMHSDSDMETKSKVSRTTLLPEYTLKTNSETNGESKNKQYSFDTSVKIQLDSLTNVYISPRFSHSKSFSFNNSKSTTFRDNVLLNENDSYMSTDSENNSFNPSVYFSKKFRKKGRSMNAKMDGIISESNSDHLNRSQTVFYQSNDPSDNRNQLAKNKKQNNTYTFGTGYTEPVSDSASVNFDVNYSSNTSRNLRDVNDFDIATEQYSEYNTALSNSMRQKINKITPALSFGLNKNKLNIWTSVILEISDMKVNSVFNSQNYGLQKNFSLPGYNLQVQYKLSENKRVSLFNYANFTIPGAEQLTPYEDTSNSLITSTGNPDLKNTWTNNTNLYFNNYNMVKNMSYYFNVGFTYKDNDIVNYSKYDNSGKQLATYDNISGNKSFNAEGGFSKSFKWKDSKVSVNPGFNMEYAYNKGYINGQLFTSDSYSLNPGINLTYELKDKFTIKPSYRLGYNFSKYTNYSIDNVNTASQALKMELTNYVFKSRLVFGNDFEYNTNSNIAPGFKKDFYFWNTSLGYSFSNKQFTAKMKIYDVLNQNQSVRRTISNAYFEDREDLILKRYFMFSISMKLNKFA; translated from the coding sequence TTGGTTTCAACTACAACGATAAATTGGGGAAAAGATGCGGATCTTGATTCCTTCAGCTTAATGCATTCAGATTCTGACATGGAAACAAAATCCAAGGTTTCCAGAACGACACTGTTGCCGGAATATACATTAAAAACAAATTCTGAGACCAACGGAGAAAGCAAAAACAAGCAGTACAGTTTCGATACATCGGTAAAAATTCAGTTGGACTCTCTGACCAATGTTTATATTTCACCAAGATTTAGCCATTCTAAAAGTTTCAGTTTCAATAATTCGAAATCAACAACATTCAGAGATAATGTACTTCTGAACGAAAACGATTCGTACATGAGTACAGATTCGGAAAACAATTCCTTCAACCCGTCTGTATATTTTTCAAAAAAATTCAGAAAAAAAGGGCGGTCCATGAATGCAAAAATGGACGGTATCATTTCTGAATCCAACAGTGATCATCTTAACCGGTCCCAAACCGTATTTTACCAGAGTAACGATCCGAGTGATAACAGAAACCAGCTTGCCAAAAACAAAAAACAGAACAATACTTATACTTTCGGAACCGGATATACGGAGCCGGTTTCTGATTCTGCATCTGTCAATTTTGACGTGAATTACAGCTCAAATACTTCGAGGAATCTCCGGGATGTTAACGATTTTGATATAGCAACCGAGCAATATTCGGAATACAATACAGCTTTATCGAACAGCATGAGGCAGAAGATCAACAAGATTACCCCTGCGCTTTCATTTGGACTTAACAAAAACAAACTCAATATTTGGACATCTGTAATCCTTGAAATTTCTGATATGAAAGTAAATTCCGTTTTTAATAGCCAGAACTACGGCCTTCAGAAAAATTTTTCCCTACCGGGCTATAATCTGCAGGTACAGTATAAACTTTCTGAAAATAAAAGAGTAAGTCTTTTTAATTATGCAAATTTTACCATTCCCGGAGCAGAGCAGCTAACGCCCTATGAGGATACTTCTAATTCTCTGATCACTTCCACCGGAAATCCGGACCTTAAAAATACATGGACCAACAACACTAATCTGTATTTTAATAACTACAATATGGTGAAAAATATGAGCTATTATTTTAATGTTGGGTTTACCTACAAGGATAACGATATCGTGAATTACTCAAAATATGACAACTCAGGAAAGCAGCTAGCTACCTATGACAATATAAGCGGGAACAAAAGCTTCAATGCGGAAGGAGGTTTTAGCAAAAGTTTTAAGTGGAAAGACAGCAAGGTTTCTGTTAACCCAGGATTCAATATGGAGTACGCTTACAACAAAGGATACATCAACGGGCAGCTTTTTACCAGTGATTCGTACAGTCTGAATCCGGGCATCAATCTTACGTATGAGCTTAAGGATAAATTCACTATAAAACCATCATACAGACTGGGCTATAATTTTTCAAAATATACAAATTACAGCATCGATAATGTAAACACTGCAAGCCAGGCCCTGAAGATGGAGCTTACCAATTACGTTTTCAAAAGCAGACTGGTTTTCGGAAATGATTTTGAATACAACACGAATTCTAATATTGCCCCTGGTTTTAAAAAAGATTTCTATTTCTGGAATACGAGTTTAGGATATTCATTCTCAAATAAACAGTTTACTGCAAAAATGAAGATTTATGATGTTCTGAACCAGAACCAAAGCGTAAGAAGAACTATTTCCAATGCCTATTTTGAAGACCGTGAAGACCTTATCCTGAAGCGTTACTTTATGTTTTCCATCAGCATGAAGCTTAACAAATTTGCATGA
- a CDS encoding BON domain-containing protein gives MKKTIAMAALALAVSFGAVSCKKKVSDADLQTQATTIVTSNPGASVEVKEGVAHLSGTFADQQSKDAMIAKLKAISGVKEVMDMSTIAAPVTTAPVETSSAVDPAVQKKVKDAVKDFPSVKVEVVNGQLTLTGNVSGLQARKIKESVDALKIGKYNNNLVVK, from the coding sequence ATGAAAAAAACTATCGCAATGGCTGCATTAGCTTTAGCTGTATCTTTTGGAGCGGTTTCTTGTAAAAAGAAGGTTTCTGATGCCGATCTTCAGACTCAGGCTACAACAATTGTAACTTCTAATCCCGGTGCTTCTGTAGAAGTAAAAGAAGGAGTAGCTCATTTAAGCGGAACTTTCGCTGACCAGCAGTCTAAAGATGCCATGATTGCAAAATTAAAAGCAATTTCTGGAGTAAAAGAAGTAATGGATATGTCTACTATAGCTGCACCTGTTACCACTGCACCAGTGGAAACTTCATCTGCTGTAGATCCTGCAGTTCAGAAAAAAGTTAAGGATGCTGTTAAAGATTTCCCTTCTGTAAAAGTAGAAGTTGTAAACGGACAGCTTACTCTTACAGGAAATGTTTCAGGCCTTCAGGCAAGAAAAATAAAAGAATCTGTAGATGCTTTGAAAATCGGAAAGTATAACAATAATCTAGTGGTAAAATAA
- a CDS encoding phytanoyl-CoA dioxygenase family protein, which translates to MTKKYLKNHKEFILEKGFTIINSVFSDDEIVKITGLIQKADRSRNNFRKADDLFAVRQFLKEIPEIKNLVFNDTIKTIVKELFGEKYFAVKSIYFDKPETSNWPVAYHQDLMISVDNKVDISGFGPWTTKENQFAVQPPLPFLENIYTIRIHLDHTDENNGALKVIPGSHTKGIFRPESINWTTETERICSVEKGGIMVMKPLTLHGSNRTTNDKRRRVIHIEFSDMELPPELKWAEKLN; encoded by the coding sequence ATGACAAAAAAATATTTAAAGAACCACAAAGAATTTATTCTTGAAAAAGGCTTTACCATAATCAATTCTGTTTTTTCAGATGATGAAATCGTAAAGATAACAGGGCTAATTCAAAAAGCAGACAGATCCAGAAACAATTTCAGAAAGGCGGATGATCTTTTTGCCGTGAGACAATTTCTGAAAGAGATTCCTGAAATTAAAAATCTGGTATTTAACGATACCATTAAAACTATTGTCAAAGAACTTTTCGGCGAAAAATATTTTGCAGTAAAAAGCATCTATTTTGATAAGCCGGAAACCTCAAACTGGCCTGTTGCCTATCATCAGGACCTAATGATCTCGGTTGATAATAAGGTAGATATTTCGGGTTTTGGGCCTTGGACAACAAAGGAGAATCAGTTTGCTGTTCAGCCGCCACTGCCCTTTTTGGAAAATATCTATACCATCAGGATTCACCTGGATCATACGGACGAAAATAATGGAGCACTGAAAGTAATTCCCGGCTCTCATACCAAAGGAATTTTCCGGCCGGAAAGTATTAACTGGACTACGGAAACAGAGCGAATCTGCAGCGTAGAAAAAGGCGGTATTATGGTTATGAAACCTTTAACCCTTCACGGTTCCAACAGAACCACGAATGATAAAAGAAGGAGGGTAATTCACATAGAGTTTTCTGATATGGAACTGCCACCAGAGCTGAAATGGGCTGAAAAATTGAATTAA
- a CDS encoding dicarboxylate/amino acid:cation symporter, which yields MKGQNKLFIAIIVALILGVVIGGVVHTQYPESAEPFSKNIKLLGTVFIRLVQMIIAPLVFTTLVVGIAKMSDIKMIGRVGTKAMLWFISASLVSLFIGLMLVNWLEPGHVTKLPIQDAAAAEDLLKTSKGFSLEDFVKHMIPKSLFEAFATNEVLQIVVFSIMFGVALANLGEEYSKPVVKLFDIIAHAILKMVGYIMWFAPFGVLGAIAAVVAMNGFQIFKVYAIYLRDFFFALGVLWLVLLLVGYLILGNRLFELLKRIKAPLLIAFSTTSSEAVFPKLVEELEKFGCNNRVVSFILPLGYSFNLDGSMMYMTFASIFIAQIYGIEMSLGQQITMLLVLMLTSKGIAGVPRASLVIIVATCSMFGIPPEGIALILPIDHFCDMGRSMTNVLGNALATSAVSKWEGQLENTPQEV from the coding sequence ATGAAAGGACAAAATAAACTTTTTATAGCGATTATCGTTGCGCTTATTCTGGGAGTAGTAATCGGAGGTGTTGTACACACGCAGTATCCTGAAAGTGCGGAACCGTTTTCCAAAAACATCAAACTGCTGGGAACTGTTTTTATCAGGCTGGTACAGATGATCATTGCTCCGTTGGTTTTCACCACGCTTGTGGTAGGGATTGCCAAAATGAGTGATATCAAAATGATCGGTAGGGTAGGAACAAAAGCTATGTTGTGGTTTATTTCCGCTTCGCTTGTTTCTCTTTTTATCGGATTAATGCTTGTAAACTGGCTTGAGCCCGGGCATGTGACCAAACTGCCAATCCAGGATGCCGCTGCTGCAGAAGATCTTCTGAAAACCAGTAAAGGTTTTTCTCTTGAAGATTTTGTAAAACACATGATCCCTAAAAGTTTGTTTGAAGCTTTTGCAACCAATGAAGTGCTTCAGATTGTGGTTTTTTCCATCATGTTTGGAGTGGCATTGGCTAACCTTGGAGAGGAATACTCTAAGCCTGTCGTTAAGCTCTTTGATATTATTGCCCATGCCATCCTTAAAATGGTAGGCTATATCATGTGGTTTGCACCGTTTGGGGTTTTGGGAGCTATTGCTGCAGTAGTGGCGATGAATGGTTTCCAGATATTTAAAGTATATGCTATCTATCTGAGGGACTTTTTCTTTGCATTAGGAGTTCTTTGGTTGGTCCTTCTTCTGGTAGGTTACCTCATCTTAGGAAACCGTCTTTTCGAACTGCTTAAAAGAATCAAGGCACCTTTACTGATTGCTTTCTCTACTACGAGTTCAGAAGCTGTTTTTCCTAAATTAGTGGAAGAACTTGAAAAATTCGGATGTAATAACAGAGTCGTATCTTTTATTCTGCCTTTAGGATATTCATTTAATCTGGACGGAAGTATGATGTATATGACGTTTGCTTCTATCTTTATTGCCCAGATCTACGGTATTGAAATGTCATTGGGTCAGCAGATCACAATGCTTTTGGTATTAATGCTTACTTCAAAGGGGATTGCCGGAGTTCCAAGAGCATCTTTGGTGATCATTGTAGCAACCTGTTCCATGTTTGGAATTCCACCGGAAGGTATCGCTTTGATCCTGCCAATTGACCATTTCTGTGATATGGGAAGAAGTATGACGAATGTTTTAGGGAATGCACTGGCCACTTCTGCTGTTTCCAAATGGGAAGGACAGCTTGAAAATACACCTCAGGAAGTATAA